Proteins encoded within one genomic window of Haematobia irritans isolate KBUSLIRL chromosome 5, ASM5000362v1, whole genome shotgun sequence:
- the LOC142240512 gene encoding uncharacterized protein LOC142240512, protein MSLSLSSRRRDKTLSAIKTKWTSQQHLSQQADQHHHQTVRKQRSFIESSSKLLTTCNNSNGVGNSRPYLTRGLSVGRSPDIQQRLHSKHILRKHASIGSNHAATATKSVKSDDLIKRNITSCNQIDRRTRSVQAWSSTSSILKSLDKELTQLNNALIKSKDIRNDIEIERTSNIANNNKSTNKTKTDSGPSTVVTATNSKVNKTSSTTANSSKVSEVNKVNLSIVLSHALNSSKENDYILCDPGDEDESEDISTDSEKLNHCERTSVLSRGTNKSEENSKTNISSAQQRRALYQTSKLTEQTNTTSTSQLTYFRSDLSSPSQIPLNVTPALTVQKRPPLVRAMSAPVRSIDENSKGSCFANKRKPRRRKLNTRTITCDRDSSPPGHLTSASDLNFDTKSSNGKKLLQRSRSVAPDVITLVSLISSEGSDSEKEDCPSTPTNSDCSSPTRRPPSLRKSGKSVSFQENYPPTFQFASKEYSHMLRRGSIAPLAARIKSNRPPTAPPVSIFHTANNSTSKLTKDMNEEEETNVVVDENHNDESPSNTSAISKKPLEEENYQYPEYVRSIKERECWKLFQKMSAKGVNITYDTILRGMLTPTEFRQLQKQREIEEAKLLKENEELEAQNEEQTKSSKTTSNDKLSENLLKN, encoded by the exons ATGTCTCTATCGCTGAGTTCACGTCGTCGTGACAAGACGTTGTCTGCCATCAAAACCAAGTGGACTTCCCAGCAGCATCTATCGCAACAGGCAGACCAGCATCACCATCAAACAGTGCGTAAGCAAAGATCTTTTATAGAATCCTCCTCAAAACTGCTGACCACATGCAACAACAGCAACGGTGTCGGCAATAGCCGGCCATATTTAACACGCGGCCTCTCTGTAGGTCGATCTCCTGATATTCAACAACGCCTTCATTCCAAACATATTCTACGTAAGCATGCATCTATTGGCAGTAATCATGCGGCCACTGCGACCAAATCCGTAAAATCGGATGATCTAATAAAGCGCAACATAACATCGTGTAACCAAATCGATCGTCGCACCCGTAGTGTCCAAGCATGGTCCTCGACATCTTCGATATTGAAATCATTGGATAAAGAATTGACACAGCTGAATAATGCATTGATTAAATCCAAGGATATACGAAATGATATAGAAATTGAAAGAACATCTAATATTGCTAACAATAATAAATC caccaacaaaacaaaaaccgaTTCTGGACCCTCAACGGTGGTAACGGCAACTAATAGCAAAGTCAATAAGACCTCATCGACAACGGCCAACTCATCAAAGGTATCGGAAGTGAATAAAGTCAATTTAAGCATTGTTCTTTCGCATGCTTTGAATTCGAGCAAAGAGAACGATTATATACTCTGTGATCCAGGAGATGAAGACGAAAGTGAAGATATCTCAAcagatagtgaaaaattaaat CATTGTGAACGCACCTCTGTTTTATCAAGGGGTACTAATAAATCGGAAGAAAATTCCAAAACTAATATCAGCTCAGCTCAACAAAGAAGAGCCTTATACCAAACTAGTAAATTGACAGAACAAACTAATACCACGAGTACTAGTCAATTGACATACTTTAGAAGTGACCTTTCATCACCTTCACAGATTCCCCTAAACGTAACCCCTGCTTTGACAGTACAAAAGCGACCACCCTTGGTACGTGCTATGTCGGCGCCAGTTCGTAGCATAGATGAAAATTCAAAAGGTTCATGCTTTGCTAATAAACGTAAACCGAGACGTCGTAAACTAAATACGCGTACTATAACCTGCGATCGGGACTCATCTCCTCCAGGTCATTTGACAAGTGCAAGTGATTTGAATTTCGATACAAAATCTTCGAATGGCAAGAAATTATTACAACGCTCAAGATCAGTGGCACCCGATGTTATAACATTGGTATCTTTAATAAGTTCGGAAGGTTCCGATTCAGAGAAAGAGGATTGTCCTTCAACACCCACCAATTCGGATTGCAGTAGTCCAACAAGAAGACCACCATCATTGAGAAAATCTGGAAAATCAG TATCTTTTCAGGAAAACTATCCACCGACATTTCAATTTGCCTCAAAAGAATATTCGCATATGCTACGCCGAGGTTCTATAGCACCACTAGCAGCTCGTATAAAATCAAACAGACCACCAACTGCGCCACCTGTTTCAATATTCCATACGGCCAATAACAGTACATCGAAGCTAACGAAAGATATGAATGAGGAAGAGGAAACAAATGTCGTTGTCGACGAGAATCATAATGACGAAAGCCCATCAAATACATCAGCCATCTCAAAGAAACCTCTGGAAGAGGAGAACTATCAATATCCCGAATATGTACGCAGCATAAAAGAACGTGAATGttggaaattatttcaaaaaatgtctGCTAAAGGAGTTAATATTACCTATGATACCATTTTGCGTGGCATGTTAACTCCAACAGAATTTCGTCAATTACAAAAACAGCGTGAAATTGAAGAAGCCAAGTTGCTTAAGGAAAATGAGGAATTAGAAGCACAAAATGAAGAACAAACAAAGTCCAGCAAAACCACATCCAATGACAAATTAtcggaaaatttgttgaaaaactga
- the magu gene encoding SPARC related modular calcium binding-like protein magu isoform X1 — protein MILRSIIVLTICIHFGSAGSVKRPEMTISECAAKLGECDESKSRPVCGTDDQTYPTRCHLLRVQCSGHQVSLKYRGACKACNEAREYALKHRSRNPSIYIPRCKLDGTYALIQCLSGSGCWCSDITGTRIEKTMVRTGKPKCREFSRRSPTRNSGGNKKRPCAQEDRAIFNSHLIQVFISEYIRSTTAQYQREGRLNQVPLEVLPSPNDVVILNWKFSHLDVNHNQMLDKSEYRELKKLVKRAVKPKRCGRAFGKFCDVDNDERLSRTEWSNCLSKDGVNHPSYEENESNAADDDDSSQHSDYDETEFDDFEDTSGSSTNLPSIYILNSHSEVSAKESDIESDCLTDQANALEELKRGNSLFYVPDCTPDGRYHRVQCYNSTPYCWCVNEETGKDIPDTLVKHRRPQCDSSLYTETRQMKGCPDERKIIFLKDLKEFLKTKIIASSHVSANTTKWSSEDERIATLSFVILDKNKNKAWERKEWKTFRELVNSAVPLRKCGRKLPRYCDLNSDKKITLTEWLNCLQAQKVNMSNISSSAQNDAKQQNFPSINNPSSSKPPRLSGSNPLEQYLKD, from the exons ACCTGTATGTGGTACCGATGACCAGACATATCCCACAAGATGTCATTTATTGCGTGTACAATGCAGTGGTCACCAAGTAAGTCTCAAATATCGAGGAGCGTGTAAAG CTTGCAATGAGGCCCGGGAATATGCCCTAAAACATCGTTCCAGAAATCCTTCGATATATATTCCACGCTGTAAATTAGATGGTACTTATGCCCTAATACAATGCCTCTCGGGTAGTGGTTGTTGGTGTAGTGATATCACTGGGACTCGAATTGAAAAAACAATGGTGCGTACGGGTAAACCGAAATGTCGAGAGTTTAGTCGACGTTCACCCACACGTAATTCGGGAGGAAATAAAaaacgtccttgtgcccaagagGATCGAGCAATTTTCAATAGTCATCTCATTCAAGTATTCATAAGTGAATATATACGAAGTACCACAGCACAATATCAACGTGAGGGTAGGCTTAATCAGGTGCCGCTGGAAGTTCTACCGTCGCCCAATGATGTTGTTATActcaattggaaattttctcatttgGATGTTAATCATAATCAAATGTTGGACAAGAGTGAATATCGTGAATTGAAAAAACTAGTAAAGAGG GCTGTTAAACCTAAGCGATGTGGGCGAGCCTTTGGAAAATTCTGTGATGTTGACAACGATGAACGTCTATCGCGGACGGAATGGAGTAATTGTCTTTCGAAGGATGGGGTAAACC ATCCTTCTTATGAAGAAAATGAAAGTAATgccgctgatgatgatgatagtaGTCAACATTCGGATTATGATGAGACCGAGTTCGACGACTTCGAAGATACATCTGGTTCATCCACCAATCTTCCATCTATATATA ttttaaaTTCCCACTCTGAGGTATCCGCGAAAGAATCTGATATCGAATCAGATTGCTTGACAGACCAGGCGAATGCTTTGGAAGAACTTAAG CGTGGAAACAGTTTATTTTATGTACCGGATTGTACACCAGATGGTCGCTATCATCGGGTCCAATGTTATAACTCAACGCCCTATTGCTGGTGTGTCAATGAGGAGACCGGAAAGGATATACCAGATACATTGGTAAAGCATAGACGTCCTCAATGTGATTCCTCACTATATACAGAGACGAGACAAATGAAAGGTTGTCCCGATGagcgaaaaattattttcctcaaAGATCTTAAAGAgtttttaaaaacgaagattATTGCCAGTTCTCATGTGAG TGCCAATACTACAAAATGGAGTTCGGAAGATGAGCGTATAGCAACATTAAGTTTTGTAATattggacaaaaataaaaacaaagcctGGGAGCGCAAAGAATGGAAGACATTCAGAGAATTGGTGAATAGTGCTGT TCCTTTGCGTAAATGTGGTCGCAAACTACCACGATATTGTGATCTTAATAGTGATAAGAAAATAACCCTTACCGAATGGCTAAATTGTTTGCAGGCACAGAAAGTAAATATGAGCAATATTTCCTCTAGTGCCCAAAATGATGCGAAGCAACAAAATTTCCCTTCAATAA ATAATCCAAGTTCTTCCAAGCCTCCTAGGTTAAGTGGATCAAATCCATTGGAACAGTATCTCAAAGATTAA
- the magu gene encoding SPARC related modular calcium binding-like protein magu isoform X2, with the protein MILRSIIVLTICIHFGSAGSVKRPEMTISECAAKLGECDESKSRPVCGTDDQTYPTRCHLLRVQCSGHQVSLKYRGACKACNEAREYALKHRSRNPSIYIPRCKLDGTYALIQCLSGSGCWCSDITGTRIEKTMVRTGKPKCREFSRRSPTRNSGGNKKRPCAQEDRAIFNSHLIQVFISEYIRSTTAQYQREGRLNQVPLEVLPSPNDVVILNWKFSHLDVNHNQMLDKSEYRELKKLVKRAVKPKRCGRAFGKFCDVDNDERLSRTEWSNCLSKDGVNLLNSHSEVSAKESDIESDCLTDQANALEELKRGNSLFYVPDCTPDGRYHRVQCYNSTPYCWCVNEETGKDIPDTLVKHRRPQCDSSLYTETRQMKGCPDERKIIFLKDLKEFLKTKIIASSHVSANTTKWSSEDERIATLSFVILDKNKNKAWERKEWKTFRELVNSAVPLRKCGRKLPRYCDLNSDKKITLTEWLNCLQAQKVNMSNISSSAQNDAKQQNFPSINNPSSSKPPRLSGSNPLEQYLKD; encoded by the exons ACCTGTATGTGGTACCGATGACCAGACATATCCCACAAGATGTCATTTATTGCGTGTACAATGCAGTGGTCACCAAGTAAGTCTCAAATATCGAGGAGCGTGTAAAG CTTGCAATGAGGCCCGGGAATATGCCCTAAAACATCGTTCCAGAAATCCTTCGATATATATTCCACGCTGTAAATTAGATGGTACTTATGCCCTAATACAATGCCTCTCGGGTAGTGGTTGTTGGTGTAGTGATATCACTGGGACTCGAATTGAAAAAACAATGGTGCGTACGGGTAAACCGAAATGTCGAGAGTTTAGTCGACGTTCACCCACACGTAATTCGGGAGGAAATAAAaaacgtccttgtgcccaagagGATCGAGCAATTTTCAATAGTCATCTCATTCAAGTATTCATAAGTGAATATATACGAAGTACCACAGCACAATATCAACGTGAGGGTAGGCTTAATCAGGTGCCGCTGGAAGTTCTACCGTCGCCCAATGATGTTGTTATActcaattggaaattttctcatttgGATGTTAATCATAATCAAATGTTGGACAAGAGTGAATATCGTGAATTGAAAAAACTAGTAAAGAGG GCTGTTAAACCTAAGCGATGTGGGCGAGCCTTTGGAAAATTCTGTGATGTTGACAACGATGAACGTCTATCGCGGACGGAATGGAGTAATTGTCTTTCGAAGGATGGGGTAAACC ttttaaaTTCCCACTCTGAGGTATCCGCGAAAGAATCTGATATCGAATCAGATTGCTTGACAGACCAGGCGAATGCTTTGGAAGAACTTAAG CGTGGAAACAGTTTATTTTATGTACCGGATTGTACACCAGATGGTCGCTATCATCGGGTCCAATGTTATAACTCAACGCCCTATTGCTGGTGTGTCAATGAGGAGACCGGAAAGGATATACCAGATACATTGGTAAAGCATAGACGTCCTCAATGTGATTCCTCACTATATACAGAGACGAGACAAATGAAAGGTTGTCCCGATGagcgaaaaattattttcctcaaAGATCTTAAAGAgtttttaaaaacgaagattATTGCCAGTTCTCATGTGAG TGCCAATACTACAAAATGGAGTTCGGAAGATGAGCGTATAGCAACATTAAGTTTTGTAATattggacaaaaataaaaacaaagcctGGGAGCGCAAAGAATGGAAGACATTCAGAGAATTGGTGAATAGTGCTGT TCCTTTGCGTAAATGTGGTCGCAAACTACCACGATATTGTGATCTTAATAGTGATAAGAAAATAACCCTTACCGAATGGCTAAATTGTTTGCAGGCACAGAAAGTAAATATGAGCAATATTTCCTCTAGTGCCCAAAATGATGCGAAGCAACAAAATTTCCCTTCAATAA ATAATCCAAGTTCTTCCAAGCCTCCTAGGTTAAGTGGATCAAATCCATTGGAACAGTATCTCAAAGATTAA
- the LOC142240485 gene encoding uncharacterized protein LOC142240485: protein MYRCVIPNCPSWTSANGLNFNLYRFGTYRNEWVDALKDVLPNLELKKNSRICSLHFDGVPSIYNPILPTLLLNNLIEDEDEPETIVEEHMPPEIVMGGEEEEVALDIPSPDMEMDTSCVSQTQDEENSIKAYYFLNHHYPCPGVFNLNITLPKEEILKRRLFKFADEGICNNYIKELKNITQNMAPSEKEICISFDELYITVGGFNTERVIVFNMHGIVSGWQMLLCYFKTKKGLKPSCLTDMIRTAVTTSEKIGFYVQCITCDQFKSNVSFQIYCCITDENGASYIKPEIFKAHRVYLVYDMCHLMDNIRKYCLNNNLCRDMEYTDQIEARLLRIKDIRRECFDKKKITITDTVLEHIIC from the exons atgtatcgaTGTGTTATTCCAAACTGTCCCTCATGGACTAGTGCAAACGGTTTAAATTTTAACCTTTATAGGTTTGGTACGTATCGGAATGAGTGGGTTGATGCCCTTAAGGATGTTCTGCCAAACTTGGAGTTGAAAAAAAATAGTCGGATATGTTCATTGCACTTTGATGGGGtgccaagtatatacaatccgaTATTGCccacattattattaaataatttgatTG aAGATGAAGATGAACCCGAAACCATTGTGGAGGAACACATGCCGCCAGAGATAGTTATGGGaggagaagaagaagaagtggCATTGGACATTCCATCACCTGATATGGAAATGGATACATCATGTGTATCACAAACCCAAG ACGAGGAGAATAGTATTAAAGCCTATTACTTCTTGAACCACCACTACCCTTGTCCTGGGGTTTTCAATTTGAATATTACTCTTCCtaaagaagaaattttaaaaagaagatTGTTCAAATTTGCCGACGAGGGCATCTGTAACAATTAtataaaagaattgaaaaacatAACTCAAAATATGGCACCAtcagaaaaagaaatttgtatttctttcgaTGAACTTTATATAACTGTTGGTGGATTTAACACTGAAAGGGTAATTGTATTTAATATGCATGGCATTGTCAGCGGATGGCAGATGTTGCTCTGCTATTTTAAAACCAAAAAGGGTTTAAAACCAAGCTGTCTTACGGATATGATACGAACTGCAGTTactacaagtgaaaaaattggattttacgTGCAGTGCATAACGTGCGACCAATTCAAATCGAATGTGTCGTTTCAAATATATTGTTGTATTACCGATGAAAATGGAGCATCATACATAAAACCCGAAATTTTTAAAGCTCATAGAGTGTACTTGGTGTACGACATGTGTCACTTGATGGACaacattagaaaatattgtctaaataatAATCTCTGCCGTGATATGGAATACACAGACCAAATAGAGGCGAGACTGTTAAGAATAAAAGATATTCGACGAGAAtgtttcgacaaaaaaaaaattacgattacGGACACAGTGttggaacatataatatgttaa
- the PIG-N gene encoding phosphatidylinositol glycan anchor biosynthesis class N has translation MWIIYSVVLHILLLGSIFVIYFRSPVITGLQPQFPSHNIQPPAKRLVLFVTDGLRAESFFHDNCADIPNLKKLILNVDNSLVGVSHTRVPTESRPGHIALIAGLYEDPSAVTRGWKENPIGFDTVFNRSRKTYAWGANDVLHIFSRLTKDDEDRMFFDSYSHELDFSGKEKTYELDQWVFQRVKKLLARKYQELKQEEQTIFFLHLLGLDTAGHVHKPGTDLFLENLLYTEKEITRMYDLFEATFQDEKTVYVLTSDHGMTNAGSHGAGGKYETETPFFIWGAGVNSKPYDTNEQYQLDGNISRPLYRVEQAQMAPLMSALLGIATPMNNFGILPHEFLNASIEYRFQATHNNALQLVEQYKRLLQQHEQGWLASFLPKYSTDIGELQETIENQANAKSFSNALKGTNDLMRAALHGIEYYFGYYRWLLLLATAATIIGFLAQLISLLVVDYRVPKRSKQTARGNEMLMLGLGLLVLSFCMLQKLALVVSFYLLLPVAVWYYFIVSKRGNFCIIFNTKQVLLLVTCSELLVYTFFERRAISLGFLLFTLFEKIQKEAYRNKAKFLLELLQIVALSVFPLLPISVGYSNNGLLLLGIFLTIVRSHIVKNAISIWDRLIIYTTLANACICIYMHSQQMGIFLISQLISWAYLVYVLVSLLRSLKLSLKHRLERMIFLLTSLYSMFCTSYEALFILLLLTELISSIDDDKSLFNYSTINSYSSHSVQLSQSFRYAFVMILYTFFSFFGTGNIASVSSFDPNIIRCFLTTFSPFVIMILVIIKLIIPLLLIMSSIFALSPFALKNEKSIFICLLIICDVMGLNFLFLVKNQGSWLEIGSSISHFVIIQVTTVVLALFVYLSKYLLKIHVARSNLPNHLIEEPMGKMK, from the exons ATGTGGATTATATATTCCGTAGTGTTACACATCCTTTTACTAGGATCTATATTCGTTATATATTTCCGGTCTCCAGTTATAACAGGATTACAACCTCAATTTCCATCTCACAACATTCAACCACCGGCAAAACGTCTAGTTCTATTTGTTACTGACGGTCTGAGAGCGGAATCGTTTTTCCATGACAATTGTGCTGACATTCCTAACTTGAAGAAGCTGATACTGAATGTGGACAATAGTTTAGTGGGTGTTTCACATACCCGCGTCCCGACAGAATCCCGACCAGGTCATATAGCGCTTATAGCTGGCCTCTATGAAGACCCCTCTGCTGTAACCAGAGGATGGAAAGAAAATCCCATTGGATTTGATACGGTGTTCAACCGTAGTCGAAAAACCTATGCTTGGGGAGCTAATGATGTGCTCCATATATTTTCAAGATTAACTAAGGACGATGAAGATCGCATGTTTTTCGATTCTTATTCGCATGAATTGGATTTTTCGGGGAAAGAAAAAACTTATGAATTGGATCAATGGGTCTTTCAGCGTGTTAAGAAGCTATTAGCtagaaaatatcaagaattgaaGCAGGAGGAACAAACAATATTCTTTTTACATTTATTGGGCTTGGACACTGCTGGTCATGTGCATAAACCTGGGACagatttatttctagaaaacctTTTGTACACAGAAAAGGAAATAACCCGAATGTATGACCTATTTGAGGCCACATTTCAAGATGAAAAGACGGTATATGTGTTGACATCCGATCATGGAATGACCAATGCAG GATCTCATGGAGCTGGAGGAAAATACGAAACTGAAACACCTTTCTTTATTTGGGGTGCTGGTGTAAATTCTAAACCTTACGATACAAATGAACAATATCAATTGGATGGTAACATATCGAGACCCTTATATCGTGTAGAACAGGCTCAAATGGCTCCGTTAATGTCGGCTTTATTGGGCATAGCTACACCCATGAATAATTTCGGTATCTTACCGCATGAATTTCTAAACGCATCCATAGAATATAGATTTCAAGCAACCCATAATAATGCGCTACAATTAGTTGAACAATATAAACGTTTGCTTCAACAACATGAACAAGGATGGTTGGCATCCTTTCtgccaaaatattctacggATATAGGAGAATTACAGGAAACTATTGAAAATCAAGCAAATGCCAAGTCTTTTTCAAATGCGTTAAAGGGAACTAATGATTTAATGAGGGCAGCTTTACACGGAAttgagtattattttggttattATCGATGGCTATTATTACTGGCCACAGCGGCAACTATTATAGgatttttggcacaattaatATCTTTATTGGTGGTTGATTATAGAGTACCAAAGCGATCAAAACAAACAGCAAggggaaatgaaatgttaatgtTGGGCCTAGGTCTCCTAGTCCTAAGTTTTTGTATGCTGCAGAAATTAGCTTTAGTTGTAAGTTTTTATCTTTTGCTGCCAGTGGCAGTGTggtattattttattgtatCTAAAAGGggcaatttttgtataattttcaatACCAAGCAGGTATTGTTATTAGTCACATGCTCGGAGCTATTGGTCTATACCTTTTTTGAAAGACGAGCAATTTCCTTgggttttcttttatttactcTCTTTgaaaaaatccaaaaagaaGCCTATCGAAATAAAGCCAAGTTTCTCTtagaattattacaaattgtagcTTTAAGCGTATTTCCATTATTGCCTATTTCAGTAGGTTACTCCAATAATGGTCTACTATTGCTTGGTATATTTCTTACAATTGTAAGATCACATATAGTGAAGAATGCCATTTCCATATGGGACCGACTAATAATATATACAACTTTGGCCAATGCgtgtatatgtatttatatgcATTCCCAACAAATGGGAATATTTCTGATATCCCAATTAATTTCCTGGGCATATTTAGTCTATGTGTTAGTATCACTACTAAGATCTTTGAAATTATCACTTAAACATCGTTTGGAAAGAATGATATTTTTATTAACTTCCTTGTATAGCATGTTTTGTACATCTTATGAAGcactttttatattattattacttACAGAACTCATATCTTCCATTGATGATGACAAATCCCTATTTAACTATTCTACAATCAATAGCTACTCATCCCATTCTGTCCAATTGTCACAAAGTTTTCGTTATGCATTTGTTATGATTTTGTATACattcttttcattttttggtACTGGAAATATAGCATCGGTAAGTTCATTTGATCCCAATATCATAAGATGCTTTCTAACCACATTCTCACCATTTGTCATTATGATTTTGGTTATAATTAAATTGATAATACCACTTCTCTTGATAATGTCCAGTATATTTGCTTTATCGCCTTTTGCATTGAAAAATGAAAAGagcatatttatttgtttattgatCATATGCGATGTTATgggtttgaattttttatttttggtaaagAATCAAGGATCTTGGCTGGAAATTGGTTCATCCATATCACATTTTGTGATAATTCAAGTCACTACAGTAGTGCTTGCCTTATTCGTTTATCTTTCCaagtatctattgaaaattcatgTAGCTAGATCAAATTTACCGAATCATTTGATAGAAGAGCCAatgggtaaaatgaaataa